One genomic region from Spirosoma sp. KCTC 42546 encodes:
- a CDS encoding DUF1501 domain-containing protein, translating into MKTYWNRREFLQKTSAATMAALAAGAPISSLLSGCSRTRKPGETAGTADTVILLWMAGGMAHTETFDPKRYTPFQKGMEGNRVLSTFKPVPTVLDGIHFSEGLESIGKVMDKGTLIRSYVAADMGHILHSRHQYHWHTCYEPPQTVAAPHLGSWIAKELGPKNPVIPAFVDIGQRFTVGEAEELKAFHTAGFLGNEFGPFFIPDPSQGLESVRPPVGMDAKRFERRNQLYNDLISNGPMGEFGSDYQKESLKRSMEQAYMLLNSPEAKAFDLSKEPKASYDIYNTGKFGLGCLLARRLTEQGARFISVTTEYEPFKGWDTHENGHTRLEDMKKQIDGPIAQLIKDLDKSGHLDRTMVILASEFSRDMMVEGRPGAKVLEQVNQPDILSDLKFYGMHRHFTDGCSILMFGGGIKKGFVYGKTADERPCKTIENPVRIDGIHQTIYHALGIAPDTHYEVEKRPFYSTPDGLGKPVMDLLV; encoded by the coding sequence ATGAAAACGTACTGGAATAGACGGGAGTTTCTACAGAAAACAAGTGCGGCTACCATGGCCGCTCTGGCAGCCGGTGCACCCATATCGAGTTTATTATCAGGTTGCAGCCGGACCCGAAAACCTGGAGAAACAGCTGGTACTGCCGATACCGTGATTCTGCTTTGGATGGCGGGTGGCATGGCTCATACCGAAACCTTCGATCCCAAACGCTATACGCCGTTTCAGAAGGGTATGGAGGGTAATCGGGTTCTGAGTACGTTCAAGCCCGTGCCAACGGTGCTGGATGGCATTCACTTTTCGGAAGGACTCGAATCCATTGGCAAGGTCATGGATAAGGGAACGCTGATTCGGTCGTATGTCGCTGCCGATATGGGGCATATTCTGCACTCGCGTCATCAGTACCATTGGCACACCTGCTACGAGCCGCCCCAAACGGTGGCGGCTCCACATTTAGGTTCCTGGATCGCGAAAGAGCTAGGCCCAAAAAATCCAGTAATTCCAGCCTTTGTCGATATTGGCCAGCGGTTTACGGTAGGTGAAGCCGAAGAGCTGAAAGCGTTTCATACCGCTGGTTTTCTGGGCAATGAGTTTGGGCCATTCTTTATTCCCGATCCGAGTCAGGGACTGGAAAGCGTTCGACCGCCGGTGGGGATGGATGCCAAACGGTTTGAGCGCCGAAATCAACTCTACAATGACCTGATCAGTAACGGCCCGATGGGTGAGTTCGGCAGCGATTACCAGAAAGAATCGCTCAAACGCTCGATGGAGCAGGCATATATGCTCCTTAATTCGCCCGAAGCCAAGGCGTTTGATCTGAGCAAAGAACCCAAAGCCAGCTACGACATTTACAACACAGGTAAGTTCGGGCTGGGTTGCCTGCTCGCCCGCCGACTCACCGAACAGGGTGCCCGGTTCATCAGCGTTACCACAGAATACGAACCGTTTAAGGGTTGGGATACGCACGAAAATGGCCATACGCGTCTGGAAGACATGAAAAAGCAGATCGACGGCCCCATCGCGCAACTGATAAAAGATCTGGATAAAAGCGGACACCTGGATCGTACTATGGTGATACTGGCCAGCGAATTTAGCCGGGATATGATGGTTGAAGGGCGGCCAGGGGCTAAAGTACTGGAACAGGTCAATCAGCCTGATATTCTGTCTGACCTGAAATTCTACGGCATGCACCGTCATTTTACCGACGGTTGTTCTATTCTCATGTTTGGTGGCGGTATAAAAAAGGGCTTTGTTTATGGCAAAACCGCCGACGAACGTCCCTGCAAAACCATCGAAAATCCGGTGCGTATCGACGGCATTCACCAAACGATTTACCACGCATTAGGCATTGCGCCAGATACGCATTATGAGGTGGAGAAACGTCCATTTTATTCGACTCCCGATGGGTTAGGTAAACCCGTCATGGACTTGCTGGTGTGA
- a CDS encoding DUF1549 domain-containing protein, which produces MAILTESFWLWQFLGRLHPLIVHFPVGLLCIALLLEVVGWFRKSTDMQAGIRAMVWVGAISSVVAAALGLVLVNQDDYGGSTVTIHQWSGLATMVLAIGTVLALRSGRIELYRSLLFITVVGVSLAGHYGAMLTHGDDYLSSVLPFGKGAGSSPVGEESKFAFASATAGQPLNDKQIGELNLEVRSILAHNCYSCHSATKTKGGLRLDKKEFVMKGGEDGEILVAGHPEKSDIIRRIKLPAGHDDAMPTKGKRLSDHDIALLEFWIQQGAPWPSGAEKSIYRVADLEPRLPALPDAPAGITNPVDRFVNVYFQQHKLAWKNVVDDRTYMRRVYLDVVGLLPSPEKLKAFEADPRPNKRELLVNELLGRNTDYAQHWLTFWNDALRNDYTGTGYITGGRFDITNWLYTSLKTNKPYNQFVRELVSPTKESAGFIKGIKWRGTINSSQRTEMQAAQNVSQVLLGLNLKCASCHDSFISDWKLADAYAFANVFADTTLEINRCDKPTGKLAGTKIIFEKLGTINDKATTDERLRELANFLVQPKDGRLYRTVVNRIWAQVMGRGIIEPVDMMDNEPWSQDLLDWLASDFATNGYDIKKLMFTILTSKTYQLPSVGLKDAELITSPNFVFQGMVRRRLTAEQFADAVSLAFSPIYVDTSIVEKQFPKQLKKEMPFPRASLVKNDPFLTALGRPNRETVSTSRSSQANLLQALELTNGEKFNDALKRGAQQWKATYPNSDALVKNLYWKALGREPKPNELAIAQKIVGKNPTTEGIQDLVWAISLHPEFQLIY; this is translated from the coding sequence ATAGCAATCTTAACTGAATCGTTTTGGCTCTGGCAATTTCTGGGCCGTTTACATCCACTAATCGTTCATTTTCCGGTTGGACTTTTGTGCATAGCCTTATTGCTCGAAGTTGTCGGTTGGTTTCGTAAGTCGACCGATATGCAGGCAGGCATCCGGGCTATGGTCTGGGTTGGGGCCATCAGTTCGGTGGTGGCCGCAGCCCTGGGATTGGTATTAGTAAATCAGGACGATTACGGCGGAAGCACCGTAACCATTCACCAATGGTCGGGATTAGCAACGATGGTCCTGGCGATAGGGACGGTACTCGCGCTACGGAGTGGTCGTATCGAGTTATATCGAAGTTTGTTGTTCATAACGGTCGTTGGGGTGAGCCTGGCCGGACATTATGGGGCCATGCTCACCCACGGCGACGATTATCTGAGCAGCGTACTGCCGTTTGGCAAAGGGGCTGGCAGTAGTCCAGTAGGAGAGGAGTCGAAATTTGCCTTTGCGAGTGCGACTGCTGGCCAACCCCTAAACGACAAGCAGATTGGAGAATTGAACCTGGAAGTCCGGTCCATTCTGGCGCATAATTGCTACAGCTGTCATAGCGCGACCAAAACCAAAGGTGGTTTGCGGCTGGATAAAAAAGAGTTCGTGATGAAAGGGGGCGAGGATGGCGAGATTTTAGTAGCTGGACACCCCGAAAAGAGCGATATAATCCGACGCATCAAACTCCCGGCGGGTCACGACGATGCCATGCCGACCAAAGGTAAGCGCCTGTCCGACCACGACATTGCTCTGCTCGAATTCTGGATTCAACAGGGAGCACCCTGGCCGAGTGGTGCCGAAAAAAGCATTTATCGGGTAGCTGATTTAGAGCCACGCCTGCCTGCTTTGCCTGACGCTCCGGCTGGTATTACAAACCCCGTTGACCGCTTCGTGAACGTCTATTTTCAGCAACACAAACTTGCCTGGAAAAACGTCGTAGACGATCGTACGTACATGCGCCGGGTTTATCTGGATGTGGTAGGATTGCTCCCAAGCCCCGAAAAGCTAAAAGCCTTTGAAGCCGATCCCCGGCCCAACAAACGAGAGCTTTTGGTCAACGAATTACTTGGTCGGAATACGGATTATGCCCAGCACTGGCTAACATTCTGGAACGATGCGCTCCGCAATGATTACACGGGTACTGGCTACATTACCGGCGGTCGATTCGATATTACGAACTGGTTGTATACGTCCCTGAAAACGAACAAACCGTACAACCAGTTTGTCCGGGAACTCGTGAGTCCAACCAAAGAGTCGGCGGGGTTTATTAAAGGGATAAAATGGCGGGGTACGATCAATTCGAGTCAGCGGACAGAAATGCAGGCCGCTCAAAACGTGTCGCAGGTGTTGTTGGGGCTGAATCTGAAATGCGCTTCCTGCCACGACAGCTTTATCAGCGACTGGAAACTGGCCGATGCCTACGCCTTTGCCAATGTGTTTGCCGATACAACGCTGGAAATAAACCGGTGTGATAAACCTACGGGCAAACTCGCTGGTACGAAGATCATTTTTGAGAAACTGGGAACAATCAACGACAAGGCCACTACCGACGAACGACTCCGTGAACTGGCTAATTTTCTGGTTCAGCCCAAAGATGGTCGCTTATATCGCACCGTTGTGAACCGGATTTGGGCGCAGGTAATGGGCCGGGGTATTATCGAACCTGTCGATATGATGGATAACGAACCCTGGAGTCAGGATTTGCTCGACTGGCTGGCGTCTGATTTTGCTACGAATGGCTACGATATCAAGAAGCTGATGTTCACCATTCTGACTTCCAAAACGTATCAGTTGCCCTCCGTTGGTCTTAAAGATGCTGAGTTGATTACATCGCCCAACTTTGTTTTTCAGGGTATGGTACGACGTCGGCTTACGGCCGAGCAGTTTGCCGATGCAGTGAGTCTGGCGTTTAGTCCGATTTACGTAGATACGTCCATTGTGGAGAAGCAGTTTCCGAAACAACTCAAGAAGGAAATGCCCTTCCCACGAGCATCGTTGGTGAAGAATGATCCATTCTTAACAGCCCTGGGTCGGCCAAATCGCGAAACGGTGAGCACTAGTCGGTCGTCGCAGGCCAACCTGTTGCAGGCACTGGAATTGACCAACGGCGAGAAATTCAACGACGCGCTTAAACGGGGTGCCCAGCAATGGAAAGCTACTTATCCTAATTCTGATGCGCTGGTGAAAAACCTGTACTGGAAAGCCCTGGGCCGCGAGCCAAAGCCAAACGAATTAGCCATTGCTCAGAAAATTGTTGGGAAGAACCCGACTACAGAAGGCATTCAGGATCTGGTCTGGGCCATCAGCCTGCACCCCGAATTTCAGTTGATTTACTGA